Proteins from a single region of Paenibacillus sp. BIHB 4019:
- a CDS encoding sugar phosphate isomerase/epimerase, translated as MSVGVLAHLFGSLSYRELAEKVGGAGFSHIQLAMWKAINDVDFNKPGKLTPGLAMSIAEELRKNGVSISVLGCYLHFFERDEQKLRENTERFKELIRYARLLGAPMVAFETGTHPDGVYTEQDWKTLKATVQELIEEAEKWGVFIGIEAASGHLIGTAAELHAFLQQIPSSHVGVVIDPGNLLTTENFARQDEVIEEAFALLGDRIIGAHAKDRKPDANGELQTVPAGYGEMNYSLYMRLLNKYRPGVHIIMETASEEQMAFSKSYIERIRSEYA; from the coding sequence ATGTCCGTAGGCGTATTGGCACATTTATTTGGAAGCTTGTCTTACCGGGAGCTGGCTGAGAAGGTGGGCGGTGCCGGCTTCAGCCATATCCAGCTGGCGATGTGGAAGGCGATTAATGATGTCGATTTTAATAAACCGGGCAAGCTGACTCCGGGGCTCGCAATGTCGATAGCGGAGGAGCTTCGCAAAAATGGCGTATCGATTTCCGTGCTTGGCTGTTATTTGCATTTCTTTGAGCGCGATGAGCAGAAGCTTCGCGAAAATACAGAGCGCTTTAAGGAGCTGATCCGCTACGCGCGTCTGCTCGGCGCGCCTATGGTTGCTTTTGAGACGGGAACCCATCCGGACGGCGTTTATACGGAGCAGGACTGGAAGACGCTTAAAGCGACGGTTCAAGAGCTTATAGAGGAAGCGGAAAAATGGGGCGTATTCATTGGCATCGAGGCAGCCAGCGGCCATTTGATTGGCACGGCGGCGGAGCTGCACGCTTTTCTGCAACAGATCCCTTCCTCGCATGTTGGCGTCGTGATCGATCCGGGCAATTTGCTGACGACGGAAAACTTCGCCCGTCAGGATGAAGTGATTGAAGAAGCATTCGCCCTGCTTGGCGACCGGATTATTGGCGCTCACGCCAAGGACCGCAAACCCGATGCGAATGGAGAGCTGCAGACGGTTCCGGCGGGCTATGGCGAAATGAATTACAGCCTGTATATGCGCCTGCTTAACAAGTACAGGCCGGGCGTTCATATTATTATGGAGACGGCGAGCGAGGAGCAAATGGCGTTTTCCAAAAGCTATATTGAGCGCATTCGTTCAGAGTACGCATAG
- a CDS encoding methyl-accepting chemotaxis protein, whose protein sequence is MKLTISKKLYGGFFSILLLLIVVATLNYVEIGSINSTYQKLLQERAHSVSLVKDLSLSIKNENLSITGYLLMSDEAEIDAYRDSVRRYNEVSQQLQGMTTDANDWLLLQGLDLLQQSYTSNAEEMIEFKKQNKVEDYMRLAAKNEPIISKFMETADRFVLEQEEVLRLSSEDTSSKVASTKLMVLIISLLTIVVGLAIAYFISRMITVPIVRITAVAERIANGDLTSEAVKVKNRDELGVLAVSFNSMSQNLRHLIEQVSQNALQVAASSEQLTAGAEQTTKATEQVVEIIEQVAGGSEEQIKAVQESVAFVNNMSVEASGIAASALQVSEKSRAAAQTAVDGTVAVQSAVEQMGHIQTTVQNIAEDVSILGSRSDEIGKIVEVIAGIAQQTNLLALNAAIEAARAGEAGRGFAVVSAEVRKLAEQSTESSQQIAVLVRSIQSDTERTVQSVHDGKEVVQAGIAAVSAAGESFNNIKQAVNSVTLQIHSVSEASQQMSEDTNKLAASLQGVAEVAEETSSGAISVSAATEQQLATMEEITSSSQALAKMSEELLQFVKDVKL, encoded by the coding sequence ATGAAACTAACGATTAGTAAAAAGCTCTACGGCGGATTTTTCTCGATTCTGCTGCTGCTCATTGTGGTCGCTACTCTTAACTATGTGGAGATTGGCTCGATTAACAGCACCTATCAGAAGCTGCTTCAGGAACGTGCCCATAGTGTCAGTCTGGTCAAAGATTTAAGCCTCTCCATAAAAAATGAAAACTTAAGCATTACAGGCTATCTGCTGATGAGCGACGAAGCGGAAATCGATGCTTACCGTGATTCCGTTCGTCGTTATAATGAAGTCAGCCAGCAGCTGCAGGGCATGACAACCGATGCAAATGACTGGCTGCTGCTGCAAGGACTCGATTTGCTTCAGCAAAGCTATACGAGCAATGCCGAGGAAATGATTGAATTTAAGAAACAGAATAAAGTAGAGGATTATATGCGTCTCGCAGCCAAAAACGAACCGATTATTAGCAAATTTATGGAAACGGCAGATCGTTTCGTTCTGGAACAAGAAGAGGTGCTTCGCCTAAGCTCGGAGGATACCTCGTCCAAAGTGGCAAGCACGAAGCTGATGGTTCTCATTATTTCGCTGCTCACGATTGTTGTAGGCCTTGCCATTGCCTATTTCATCAGCCGGATGATTACGGTGCCTATTGTTCGAATTACTGCCGTCGCAGAGCGAATTGCGAATGGGGATTTGACAAGCGAAGCCGTTAAGGTGAAAAATCGCGATGAACTAGGCGTTTTAGCCGTATCGTTTAATTCGATGTCGCAAAATTTACGCCATTTGATTGAGCAAGTGTCTCAAAATGCGCTGCAAGTCGCGGCTTCGTCCGAACAGTTAACTGCCGGAGCTGAACAGACGACGAAAGCAACCGAGCAGGTCGTTGAAATTATTGAGCAGGTAGCAGGCGGCTCCGAGGAGCAAATTAAAGCTGTTCAGGAAAGCGTAGCTTTTGTGAACAATATGTCAGTGGAGGCGAGCGGCATTGCGGCGAGCGCCCTTCAGGTTTCGGAGAAATCGCGGGCAGCTGCTCAGACTGCCGTAGATGGAACAGTGGCGGTACAATCCGCTGTCGAGCAAATGGGCCATATTCAGACTACGGTGCAAAATATTGCGGAGGACGTTAGCATTTTAGGCTCACGCTCCGATGAAATCGGCAAAATCGTCGAGGTCATCGCGGGCATTGCCCAGCAAACGAACCTGCTGGCGCTTAACGCCGCGATTGAAGCTGCACGCGCGGGAGAAGCAGGACGCGGCTTCGCTGTCGTCTCCGCAGAGGTCCGCAAGCTGGCTGAGCAATCGACTGAGTCCAGCCAGCAAATTGCGGTGCTCGTCCGTTCCATTCAGTCGGATACAGAGCGTACCGTCCAATCCGTTCATGACGGCAAGGAAGTCGTACAAGCAGGAATTGCAGCGGTATCTGCGGCAGGCGAGTCCTTTAACAACATCAAGCAAGCCGTCAATTCCGTGACCTTGCAAATCCACTCGGTATCCGAAGCCTCGCAGCAAATGTCCGAGGATACGAATAAGCTGGCGGCTTCCCTGCAAGGCGTAGCCGAGGTTGCAGAAGAAACGTCCTCCGGCGCAATAAGCGTATCGGCGGCAACCGAGCAGCAGCTGGCTACGATGGAGGAAATCACCTCCTCGTCCCAAGCGCTCGCTAAAATGTCCGAAGAGCTGCTGCAATTCGTCAAGGATGTTAAGCTTTAG
- a CDS encoding extracellular solute-binding protein, whose product MKTAHKIRFIILTVVIVALIATGCTNEGVTTQSEATENGQKTLKVYWWGNDGRRERTLKVIDLFEKQYPNIKVEPVDATNGDYWTLLAMKAADQDFPDVIQMDYKYIDEFAKRKLILPLDDLAASGKLDLSDLDASSRTTGTIDDKLYGVVTGINALSMMYNPEIFEKAGVPVPEASYTYEDFIQTARELKEKINEPDFVPIGTDSLDFAYYLRQRGASYYSKDGSSLGYDKDEYLSDFFTMEKMLIDEGLMASAALLKDRSADKDALIANQLAAFHRLTSNNVVSFTNLSGKALKLLPLPAFKGGSEGNYVKPSMYFSISAYTKLQDEAALFVDFFFNNFEANEILLGERGVPATAKVREHLLSTMKETDKEQYTYMGEVEKNSSPLDPPVPLTSTSINTLFTKIRNQTLLGQITPVEAAKQFRDGANEIFADAAS is encoded by the coding sequence GTGAAGACAGCTCATAAAATCCGATTCATCATCCTTACTGTCGTCATTGTTGCTTTAATCGCTACTGGCTGCACGAATGAAGGCGTTACCACACAGTCTGAAGCAACAGAAAATGGGCAAAAAACGCTTAAAGTTTATTGGTGGGGCAATGATGGAAGACGTGAAAGAACGCTTAAAGTTATTGATTTATTTGAAAAACAATATCCAAATATTAAAGTTGAACCGGTAGATGCAACAAACGGCGACTATTGGACACTGCTCGCAATGAAAGCAGCTGATCAAGACTTTCCTGATGTCATCCAAATGGACTATAAATATATAGATGAGTTTGCCAAGCGCAAGCTGATTTTGCCGCTGGATGATTTGGCTGCTTCCGGCAAGCTTGATCTTTCCGATCTGGATGCAAGCTCGCGCACGACAGGCACAATAGACGACAAGCTTTACGGCGTCGTTACAGGCATAAACGCGCTAAGCATGATGTATAACCCGGAAATATTCGAAAAGGCTGGCGTTCCCGTTCCGGAAGCAAGCTATACGTATGAAGATTTCATTCAAACAGCCCGTGAGCTTAAAGAAAAAATTAATGAGCCGGACTTTGTCCCAATCGGAACGGACTCGCTCGACTTTGCTTATTACCTTAGACAACGGGGAGCAAGCTACTATTCCAAGGACGGCAGCTCGCTCGGCTATGATAAGGATGAATATCTATCCGACTTCTTCACAATGGAGAAAATGCTTATTGATGAAGGTCTCATGGCAAGCGCAGCCCTTCTTAAAGACCGCTCAGCGGATAAAGATGCGCTTATTGCAAATCAGCTTGCTGCTTTCCATAGGCTGACGAGCAACAACGTCGTCTCCTTTACCAACTTGTCAGGCAAAGCATTGAAGCTGCTGCCGCTTCCCGCCTTTAAAGGCGGCTCTGAAGGAAATTATGTCAAGCCTTCGATGTATTTCTCGATCTCTGCCTATACGAAGCTGCAGGATGAAGCAGCTTTATTCGTTGACTTTTTCTTCAACAATTTTGAAGCGAATGAAATTTTGCTTGGCGAACGCGGTGTTCCTGCTACAGCCAAGGTGCGCGAGCATCTGCTCAGCACCATGAAGGAAACCGATAAAGAGCAATACACGTACATGGGTGAAGTTGAGAAAAATTCAAGCCCGCTTGATCCGCCTGTTCCCCTAACTTCGACCAGCATCAACACATTGTTCACCAAAATCAGAAATCAAACGCTGCTTGGGCAAATTACGCCGGTTGAAGCCGCAAAACAATTCCGGGACGGTGCGAATGAAATTTTCGCAGATGCCGCTTCTTAG
- a CDS encoding ribonuclease H-like YkuK family protein, whose amino-acid sequence MKWSACRRKAFGRFTLSQGEEFSIVPIVGSNQQLIIPEGLSFQNVTESRLTFQDVSERICSFISSDVRASYHFVVGTDSQVFRGYTKFVTGVVIRRIGKGAWACYRQTVVPREMMKLREKLTLETVLSQEVGYYFKDGVLQRMEDLLLPYVYQGASLAHFIDIDAGTVPSINETSLYVQEMVERVQGMGTYAPRVKPDSYAASSYANRFTKKAVPRYKRRSLL is encoded by the coding sequence ATGAAGTGGAGCGCCTGCCGGCGGAAGGCTTTCGGCCGTTTCACCTTGTCACAAGGGGAGGAATTTTCGATCGTACCCATAGTAGGAAGCAATCAGCAGCTGATTATACCAGAGGGATTATCGTTCCAAAATGTGACCGAAAGCCGCTTAACCTTTCAGGATGTTAGTGAGCGGATTTGCAGCTTTATTTCTAGCGATGTGCGGGCATCGTATCATTTTGTAGTGGGGACAGACAGCCAAGTATTTCGCGGGTATACGAAGTTTGTTACGGGTGTTGTCATTCGCAGAATTGGAAAAGGGGCATGGGCCTGCTACCGCCAAACGGTTGTTCCCCGGGAAATGATGAAGCTTAGAGAGAAGCTGACGCTGGAGACGGTTTTGTCGCAGGAGGTTGGCTATTATTTCAAGGATGGCGTGCTGCAGCGAATGGAGGATTTGCTGCTGCCTTACGTGTATCAAGGGGCATCGCTAGCGCATTTCATTGATATCGATGCCGGAACGGTGCCTTCTATTAATGAAACCTCGCTGTATGTGCAGGAAATGGTAGAGCGGGTGCAGGGAATGGGAACCTATGCCCCGCGCGTCAAGCCGGACTCTTATGCAGCTTCTTCCTACGCCAACCGTTTTACGAAAAAAGCGGTGCCCCGCTATAAGCGCAGGAGTCTGCTCTGA
- a CDS encoding ROK family protein has product MRIGAIEAGGTKFVCGVGNEHGVIEDRVSFPTEKPEITMANVIDYFKDKQVEAIGVGTFGPINIDKSSPQYGFVTTTPKPGWGNFDFLGALKEHYNVPYGWDTDVNAAAYGEAVWGAAKGLDSCIYYTIGTGVGVGVYSEGKLVHGLVHPEGGHILTRRHPEDTYDGFCPYHGDCLEGVAAGPAIEKRWGVKAVELPPEHKAWEMEAFYIAQAVAGSILLLSPRKIILGGGVMHQSQLFPLIHAEVKRALNGYVQAAEILNNIENYIVSPGLGDNAGLCGSLALGLDALKNSGK; this is encoded by the coding sequence GTGCGTATTGGGGCAATTGAGGCAGGCGGTACAAAATTTGTATGTGGTGTAGGCAATGAGCATGGCGTTATTGAGGATCGGGTAAGCTTCCCGACAGAAAAACCAGAAATAACGATGGCGAATGTAATCGACTATTTCAAGGACAAGCAGGTTGAGGCGATTGGCGTCGGCACATTCGGTCCGATTAATATTGATAAATCCAGCCCGCAATACGGGTTTGTTACAACGACACCTAAACCGGGCTGGGGAAATTTTGATTTTCTTGGCGCGCTGAAAGAACATTACAACGTGCCTTATGGCTGGGATACAGATGTGAATGCGGCGGCTTACGGGGAAGCGGTGTGGGGTGCTGCTAAAGGTTTGGACAGCTGCATTTATTATACGATTGGCACTGGCGTAGGCGTAGGCGTTTATTCGGAGGGCAAGCTGGTCCATGGGCTTGTGCACCCGGAGGGCGGTCATATATTGACTCGCCGCCATCCTGAGGATACCTATGATGGTTTTTGCCCTTATCATGGCGACTGCCTGGAAGGCGTAGCGGCAGGTCCTGCTATTGAGAAGCGCTGGGGCGTCAAAGCAGTCGAGCTTCCGCCAGAGCATAAGGCGTGGGAGATGGAAGCTTTTTATATCGCACAGGCTGTAGCAGGCAGCATTTTGCTGCTGTCGCCTCGTAAAATTATTTTGGGCGGCGGCGTTATGCACCAATCGCAGCTGTTCCCGCTTATTCACGCCGAAGTGAAACGCGCCTTGAATGGTTATGTGCAGGCGGCGGAAATTTTGAACAACATTGAAAATTATATCGTATCGCCAGGACTAGGCGACAATGCCGGACTGTGCGGCTCGCTTGCGCTTGGGCTTGACGCTTTGAAGAATAGCGGGAAATAA
- a CDS encoding serine hydrolase, with translation MQKPYELPRATPESQGISSQAIRSFLAGIADNKLELHGLMLVRHGHVVAEGWWTPYQADRQHIAYSLTKSLSSMAIGFAVEEGLLSVEDAVLDYFPEEATEEVKANMGGLKIRHLLTMSTGHTNDTARFDMFQSWLSDHVTPKVGDRADRNWIKGFFEQPIDREPGSFFLYNSGASHMLSALVQRVSGLALPDYLMPRLFEPLGIERPAWDAAPDGEATGGWGARLKTEDWARFGQMLLDKGMFNGKRIISAEWIEQATAKQVDNINHGDVVTGSGTDWQQGYGYQFWQCRHGAYRGDGAFGQYCVVLPEQDAVIAINSFVQDMQLVMDMMWEHLLPAMLPHALPENKAELADLREKLGSLALVERAAQPRPLFAEGTIRYEVEPNEDGVTELSLTFGGEVTTLMWSDAAGVHRLDSGHQEWYYGNELAYEATASRATWLSSDMLVFDICRVFTPYHDEVICTFSGSRITIAYKHFDFITRHGELAGERLSI, from the coding sequence ATGCAGAAACCATATGAATTACCTCGTGCAACACCGGAAAGTCAGGGAATAAGCTCGCAGGCTATTCGTTCTTTTTTGGCAGGCATTGCAGATAATAAGTTGGAGCTGCATGGCTTGATGCTTGTCCGGCATGGGCATGTCGTAGCCGAAGGGTGGTGGACGCCCTATCAAGCAGACAGGCAGCATATTGCTTACTCGCTCACTAAAAGCCTGAGTTCAATGGCGATTGGCTTCGCGGTGGAAGAAGGGCTGCTTTCCGTGGAGGATGCGGTGCTGGACTATTTTCCCGAGGAAGCGACCGAGGAGGTCAAAGCCAATATGGGCGGGCTTAAAATTCGCCATTTGCTTACGATGTCCACCGGACATACAAACGACACGGCACGCTTTGATATGTTCCAATCCTGGCTGTCGGATCACGTCACTCCCAAAGTAGGAGACCGGGCCGACCGCAATTGGATAAAAGGATTTTTCGAGCAGCCGATTGATCGTGAGCCGGGCTCTTTTTTCCTCTACAACAGCGGGGCCAGCCATATGCTGTCCGCGCTTGTACAGCGGGTGAGCGGCCTTGCGCTGCCGGACTATTTAATGCCGCGGCTGTTTGAGCCGCTAGGTATTGAGCGTCCAGCATGGGATGCGGCGCCTGATGGTGAAGCTACTGGGGGCTGGGGAGCCAGGCTGAAAACGGAGGATTGGGCGCGTTTTGGCCAAATGCTGCTGGATAAAGGCATGTTTAACGGCAAGCGGATTATTTCCGCCGAATGGATTGAACAGGCGACTGCCAAGCAGGTGGACAACATCAATCATGGGGACGTCGTAACAGGCTCCGGCACAGATTGGCAGCAGGGCTATGGCTATCAATTTTGGCAATGCAGACATGGCGCCTATAGAGGCGATGGGGCTTTCGGCCAATATTGCGTCGTCCTGCCGGAGCAGGATGCGGTAATTGCCATCAACAGCTTTGTGCAGGATATGCAGCTAGTGATGGACATGATGTGGGAGCATTTGCTGCCGGCCATGCTGCCGCATGCGCTGCCAGAAAATAAAGCTGAGCTGGCGGACTTGCGGGAGAAGCTGGGCAGCCTTGCTCTTGTGGAGCGCGCTGCGCAGCCACGTCCTCTATTTGCCGAAGGCACGATTCGTTATGAGGTTGAGCCAAACGAGGATGGGGTCACAGAGCTTAGCCTGACTTTTGGCGGAGAAGTGACAACTTTAATGTGGAGCGATGCAGCAGGTGTGCATCGTCTGGACTCTGGTCATCAAGAATGGTATTATGGCAATGAGCTGGCCTATGAGGCCACAGCATCCCGTGCGACATGGCTGAGCAGCGACATGCTGGTTTTCGATATTTGCCGCGTCTTTACGCCTTATCATGACGAGGTAATATGCACATTCAGCGGCAGCCGTATTACGATCGCCTACAAGCATTTTGATTTTATAACCCGGCATGGCGAGCTTGCTGGCGAGCGGCTTTCAATCTAG
- a CDS encoding ATP-binding protein — translation MITKTYKPYIFKAEAGQSTDDYFNYATAVQTIKNMLEEAFDSPMQLYMQDDGDDVWDWVSDDLASGYEGVKREAAIYDLVEDRSFRFEDSKSEANYRINPSLRNNVITYPEFEVAFARIPFLRQYGLNTEDIIFAKNDETMRAFLEAMQARQLSERRVTIFTDTKEGFERSKEQITRMVERDEVMMSDSLKQQIYRSIDEFFSRDREFFQTYNVPYKRGILLYGKPGNGKTTLVKSIAGSVEAPVAYWQITEYTTSDSIQQVFSAAMKMAPMILVIEDIDSMPDSARSFFLNTLDGATSREGLFLIGTTNYPEKIDPALMNRAGRFDRAYEMKLPDQELRLAYLQRKGFGRLAEEADGLMEDAAKFTEGFSFAQLNELYVSAALQKHYEQSVDLKRVIEELKTDFDKDRRGVWMADKGQKPVGFQPL, via the coding sequence ATGATTACCAAAACGTATAAACCTTATATTTTCAAAGCAGAAGCAGGCCAGTCCACCGATGATTATTTCAATTATGCAACGGCCGTCCAAACGATTAAGAACATGCTGGAGGAAGCATTCGACTCCCCTATGCAGCTGTACATGCAGGATGATGGGGACGATGTGTGGGATTGGGTGTCGGATGATCTCGCGAGCGGATACGAAGGGGTAAAGCGGGAGGCTGCTATATACGACTTGGTGGAGGATCGCTCATTCCGCTTTGAGGATTCGAAGTCTGAAGCCAATTACCGGATTAATCCTTCGCTGCGCAATAATGTCATTACGTATCCCGAATTTGAGGTAGCTTTCGCGCGTATCCCGTTTTTGCGCCAGTATGGCCTGAATACGGAAGATATTATTTTTGCGAAAAATGATGAGACGATGCGTGCTTTTCTCGAAGCGATGCAGGCGCGGCAGCTTAGCGAGCGGCGCGTGACGATTTTCACCGATACGAAGGAAGGGTTTGAGCGCAGCAAGGAGCAAATCACGCGTATGGTAGAGCGCGACGAGGTGATGATGAGCGATTCCTTGAAGCAGCAAATTTATCGTTCCATTGACGAGTTTTTCTCCAGGGATCGCGAGTTTTTCCAAACCTATAATGTGCCGTACAAAAGAGGCATTTTACTGTATGGCAAGCCGGGGAACGGCAAGACGACGCTCGTAAAATCAATCGCGGGCAGCGTAGAGGCTCCGGTCGCCTACTGGCAAATTACCGAATATACGACGAGTGATTCGATTCAACAGGTGTTTTCCGCCGCGATGAAAATGGCGCCTATGATTCTCGTCATTGAGGATATTGATTCGATGCCAGATTCTGCACGCTCCTTCTTCCTGAATACGCTCGACGGGGCAACGTCCCGTGAAGGTCTATTCCTGATCGGCACGACGAATTATCCGGAAAAAATCGATCCGGCGCTCATGAACCGCGCGGGCCGTTTTGACCGGGCCTATGAGATGAAGCTACCGGATCAAGAGCTGCGGCTCGCCTATTTGCAGCGCAAAGGGTTCGGGAGGCTGGCAGAGGAAGCCGATGGACTTATGGAGGACGCAGCGAAATTTACCGAGGGCTTCTCGTTTGCCCAGCTCAATGAGCTGTATGTGTCCGCGGCGCTGCAGAAGCACTATGAGCAAAGTGTAGATTTGAAGCGGGTCATTGAAGAGCTGAAAACAGACTTTGACAAGGATCGCCGCGGAGTATGGATGGCTGACAAAGGACAGAAGCCGGTTGGCTTTCAACCGCTTTAA
- a CDS encoding alpha/beta fold hydrolase — MDYGSNAISVSRHSRGRRRSPWKRVLLWAAIVVIVLILGVILFLQAKTYSPLEEALAALDSDGSVQVSELKHGYRFEPGEGKELLSPNIIFYPGGLVKPESYAPLARRLAEAGHRVYIASMPFNLALTAQDRADEYIAEHPEESYVIGGHSLGGAFAARYAAENPDKLAGIFFMGAYADDGADLSGSKLAALQITGTLDAVLNKETWEQSKKNLPAEQTEYVSIEGGNHGGFGTYGKQSGDNDATITASEQADEVAAAINAWLSKLQK, encoded by the coding sequence ATGGATTATGGTTCAAATGCAATCTCGGTATCCCGGCATTCGCGTGGACGCCGTCGTTCGCCTTGGAAGCGAGTGCTGTTGTGGGCAGCCATTGTCGTCATTGTTCTCATCCTGGGAGTTATTTTGTTTTTGCAGGCGAAGACGTATAGTCCGCTGGAAGAAGCGCTGGCCGCGCTGGATAGTGATGGCTCGGTTCAGGTAAGCGAGCTGAAGCATGGCTACCGTTTTGAGCCGGGGGAGGGCAAAGAACTGCTTTCGCCTAACATTATTTTTTATCCAGGAGGGCTCGTCAAGCCGGAAAGTTATGCACCGCTTGCAAGGCGCCTCGCAGAAGCAGGACATCGCGTTTATATTGCTTCCATGCCATTTAACTTGGCGCTCACTGCGCAGGACCGCGCAGATGAATACATAGCGGAGCATCCAGAAGAAAGCTACGTGATCGGCGGGCATTCACTTGGCGGAGCATTTGCTGCGAGATATGCAGCAGAGAATCCGGATAAGCTGGCCGGCATCTTTTTCATGGGCGCATATGCCGATGACGGTGCTGATCTAAGCGGCAGCAAGCTTGCAGCCTTGCAAATTACGGGAACGCTGGATGCTGTGCTGAACAAGGAAACGTGGGAGCAGTCCAAGAAAAATTTGCCTGCGGAGCAGACCGAATATGTATCGATTGAAGGCGGAAATCACGGCGGCTTCGGTACCTATGGCAAGCAGTCCGGCGACAACGATGCAACGATTACGGCATCCGAGCAGGCGGACGAGGTAGCAGCCGCAATCAATGCTTGGCTTTCGAAGCTGCAAAAATAA
- a CDS encoding LacI family DNA-binding transcriptional regulator translates to MKPTIRDVARMANVSISTVSRVMNAPESVTKAKRQRVLEAVESLNYHPNALARGLIFKKSQMLGVLIPDIRNAYFGEIIRGMEDAAKQLGYNLMICNTDRVPERTISYLDTLNKQQADGLLFVSDYVQKQYYETMQACGYPVVLASTVSFEYELPSVKVDEEAAAFEAVSYLIEQGHQHIGLICFTLPDPISGQTRHDGFVRALEQNNLHHCADYVEFATHWFEEAYAATSRLFDRHPHLTAVFACSDEFAMGVISCLHDRGMRVPDQVSVVGFDNLRMSWMTIPKLTTIAQPMYAIGWRAVEKMHEQLEGREAAVLREWLPHELIVRESTLPMSHTLSHASHDSIENKKA, encoded by the coding sequence ATGAAGCCTACGATCCGCGACGTTGCTAGAATGGCTAACGTATCCATCAGCACCGTTTCCCGTGTGATGAATGCGCCGGAATCGGTCACGAAGGCTAAGCGACAGCGTGTGCTGGAAGCGGTTGAAAGCTTGAATTATCACCCGAATGCGCTGGCCCGAGGTCTTATTTTCAAAAAGTCGCAAATGCTTGGTGTTCTCATTCCTGACATCCGCAATGCTTATTTTGGCGAAATTATTCGCGGCATGGAGGATGCGGCTAAGCAGCTCGGCTACAATTTGATGATTTGCAATACGGACCGAGTGCCGGAGCGAACTATTTCTTATCTGGATACGTTGAACAAGCAGCAGGCCGACGGTTTATTGTTCGTCAGCGATTATGTCCAGAAGCAGTATTACGAGACGATGCAAGCTTGCGGTTATCCTGTCGTGCTTGCGTCTACCGTGTCTTTCGAATACGAGCTTCCATCCGTCAAGGTTGACGAGGAGGCAGCCGCTTTTGAAGCGGTCAGTTATTTAATTGAACAAGGGCACCAGCATATTGGCCTCATCTGCTTCACGCTGCCCGACCCCATCTCAGGTCAGACCCGCCATGACGGCTTCGTCCGGGCTCTCGAACAAAACAACCTCCATCATTGTGCAGACTACGTAGAGTTTGCAACACACTGGTTTGAAGAAGCATATGCAGCCACCTCCCGCTTATTCGACCGACACCCACACTTAACTGCTGTATTTGCTTGCTCCGATGAATTTGCAATGGGCGTCATTTCCTGCTTGCATGACCGCGGAATGCGTGTTCCCGATCAAGTATCCGTCGTAGGCTTTGACAACCTGCGCATGTCCTGGATGACGATACCTAAGCTGACGACGATTGCCCAGCCCATGTATGCGATCGGTTGGAGAGCTGTAGAAAAAATGCATGAGCAGCTTGAAGGAAGAGAAGCTGCTGTCCTAAGAGAATGGCTTCCTCACGAGTTAATCGTCAGAGAGTCTACTTTGCCTATGTCCCATACATTGTCTCATGCCTCGCATGACAGCATTGAGAATAAAAAAGCATAG